In the genome of Triticum urartu cultivar G1812 chromosome 5, Tu2.1, whole genome shotgun sequence, one region contains:
- the LOC125510994 gene encoding cysteine-rich and transmembrane domain-containing protein WIH2-like: MSDPKYAYPYPAQGYYQGGPYQGQGGPYQGPPVMAPPQYAAPPPRPQPSFLEGCLAALCCCCLIDECCCDPSIIFVG, from the exons ATGAGCGACCCCAAGTACGCCTACCCCTACCCCGCGCAAG GTTACTACCAGGGAGGGCCATACCAGGGGCAGGGCGGCCCGTACCAGGGGCCGCCGGTGATGGCGCCGCCGCAgtacgccgcgccgccgccgcgcccccaGCCCAGCTTCCTCGAAGGCTG TTTGGCCGCGCTTTGCTGCTGCTGCCTGATCGACGAGTGCTGCTGCGACCCCTCCATCATCTTCGTCGGCTAG